In one Pseudomonas sp. SCA2728.1_7 genomic region, the following are encoded:
- a CDS encoding TIGR02281 family clan AA aspartic protease, giving the protein MSQQPPGKRAGRVLMILAWCAALFLATRFFGQWEQRQQNPNVVVTSEQGEGFIEVKLAGNAQGHFVASGQINGEPVEFMLDTGATDVAIPADLAKRLKLEEGFGVTLSTANGLSQGYRTKIDRLQLGDIVLRDVRALVAPGLHGDQVLLGMSALNKLEFTQRGGTMLLRQTTNR; this is encoded by the coding sequence ATGAGCCAGCAACCGCCGGGCAAGCGCGCCGGTCGGGTGCTGATGATTCTGGCGTGGTGCGCGGCACTGTTTCTGGCGACGCGGTTTTTCGGCCAGTGGGAGCAGCGCCAGCAGAATCCGAACGTGGTGGTCACGTCGGAGCAGGGCGAAGGTTTTATCGAGGTGAAACTGGCCGGCAATGCCCAGGGGCATTTTGTCGCCAGTGGTCAGATCAACGGTGAGCCGGTGGAGTTCATGCTCGACACCGGCGCAACCGATGTAGCGATCCCGGCTGATCTGGCCAAACGTTTGAAGCTGGAAGAAGGTTTCGGAGTGACCCTGAGCACGGCCAATGGCTTGAGCCAGGGCTATCGAACCAAAATCGACCGCCTGCAACTGGGCGACATCGTGCTGCGGGATGTTCGCGCACTGGTGGCGCCGGGGCTGCATGGCGATCAGGTGCTGCTCGGCATGAGCGCCCTGAACAAACTTGAATTTACTCAGCGCGGTGGCACCATGCTGCTGCGCCAGACAACGAACCGATGA
- the serB gene encoding phosphoserine phosphatase SerB: MREIVLINITGVDRPGLTAAITGVLAQGGVNILDIGQAVIHDTLSFGILVEIPDSEQGKSVLKDILFKGYELDQQVRFTPVSEEDYQQWVGNQGKKRHIVTLLTRKVTAGQLQAVSSITAKYGLNIDHIDRLSGRMPLDTPADKGKGCIEFSVRGEAADPQALRAEFLSVAQELNVDIAFQEDSLFRRNRRLAVFDMDSTLIEAEVIDELAKAAGVGEQVSEITERAMAGELDFRASFKERLALLKGLDVSVLDSIGASLRLTEGAETLFAELKRLGYKTAILSGGFTYFAKQLQAKLGIDYVFANELEVVDGKCTGVAIEPIVDAQRKADLLKELAHKEGLRLEQTIAVGDGANDLPMLAIAGLGVAFRAKPLVKQSAKQAISTLGLDGVLYLLGFRDRDGQL; this comes from the coding sequence TTGCGCGAAATCGTCCTGATTAACATCACGGGAGTCGACCGTCCGGGTCTGACGGCAGCCATTACCGGTGTTCTGGCACAGGGTGGTGTGAACATTCTCGACATCGGTCAGGCGGTGATCCACGACACCCTGTCGTTCGGCATCCTCGTGGAAATTCCCGATTCGGAGCAGGGGAAATCCGTGCTCAAGGACATCCTGTTCAAGGGCTACGAGCTCGACCAGCAGGTGCGCTTCACTCCGGTGTCCGAAGAGGATTACCAGCAGTGGGTGGGCAATCAGGGCAAGAAGCGCCACATCGTCACCCTGCTGACACGCAAAGTGACCGCCGGCCAATTGCAGGCCGTTAGCTCGATCACCGCCAAATACGGTTTGAATATCGACCATATCGACCGTCTGTCGGGTCGCATGCCGCTGGACACGCCGGCCGATAAAGGCAAAGGCTGTATCGAGTTTTCCGTACGTGGCGAAGCTGCCGATCCGCAGGCGCTACGTGCCGAATTCCTCAGCGTTGCCCAAGAGCTGAACGTCGACATCGCCTTCCAGGAAGATTCGTTGTTCCGTCGTAATCGTCGTCTGGCGGTGTTCGACATGGACTCGACCCTGATTGAGGCCGAAGTCATCGACGAACTGGCCAAGGCTGCCGGTGTGGGCGAACAGGTATCTGAAATCACCGAACGCGCCATGGCCGGTGAGCTGGATTTCCGCGCCAGTTTCAAAGAGCGTCTGGCCTTGCTCAAAGGCCTCGACGTCAGCGTACTCGACTCGATCGGCGCTTCGCTGCGTCTGACCGAAGGCGCCGAAACGCTGTTCGCCGAGCTCAAGCGTCTGGGCTACAAGACCGCGATCCTCTCCGGCGGCTTCACCTATTTCGCCAAGCAATTGCAGGCCAAACTCGGCATCGACTATGTGTTCGCCAACGAACTGGAAGTGGTCGACGGCAAGTGCACCGGCGTAGCAATCGAGCCGATCGTCGATGCGCAGCGCAAGGCTGATCTGTTGAAGGAACTCGCGCACAAGGAAGGTTTGCGTCTGGAGCAGACCATCGCGGTCGGCGACGGCGCGAATGACCTGCCAATGCTGGCGATTGCCGGTTTGGGCGTGGCATTCCGTGCCAAGCCGTTGGTGAAGCAGTCGGCGAAGCAGGCGATTTCCACCCTAGGGCTGGATGGCGTGTTGTATCTGCTGGGTTTCCGGGATCGTGACGGGCAGCTCTGA
- a CDS encoding ABC-type transport auxiliary lipoprotein family protein, which produces MTALRPLIFLLAGVLGLAGCSVHQPVSLYQLDSGSPVQPAQSAGMAVLLGPVVVADYLQRETLLQRQPDGSLQAATDGRWAGSLSSDIDQLLMRQVAGHLDSQRVVLAPATGGFTPDVQVLLTITRLDSGAKQPAILDAQWRLIDRRGQVRDNRIVHLQELHAGSTASQVQAQGILLQRLAEQLSVALKPLANQPPVAEAPRKSAPKPAAPAAEAEKQPKIPMASPIRTDMEVFRF; this is translated from the coding sequence ATGACTGCTCTGCGCCCCCTTATTTTCCTGCTCGCCGGCGTTCTTGGCCTGGCGGGTTGCAGCGTTCACCAGCCGGTGTCGCTGTATCAACTGGACAGCGGAAGTCCGGTTCAGCCTGCGCAAAGCGCTGGCATGGCGGTTTTGTTGGGCCCGGTAGTCGTAGCCGATTACCTGCAACGTGAGACATTGCTGCAACGTCAACCGGACGGCAGTCTGCAAGCGGCGACCGACGGTCGTTGGGCTGGCAGCCTTTCGTCGGATATTGATCAGTTGCTGATGCGTCAGGTGGCGGGTCACCTGGACAGCCAACGTGTGGTGCTGGCACCGGCCACCGGTGGGTTCACCCCGGATGTGCAGGTATTGCTGACTATCACGCGTCTGGACTCCGGCGCGAAACAGCCGGCGATTCTTGATGCGCAGTGGCGCTTGATTGATCGCCGTGGTCAGGTGCGTGATAACCGCATCGTGCATCTGCAGGAGCTGCATGCCGGCAGCACGGCTTCGCAGGTGCAGGCGCAGGGCATTTTGCTGCAGCGTCTGGCCGAGCAATTGTCGGTAGCGCTGAAGCCTTTGGCCAATCAGCCGCCGGTGGCCGAGGCACCACGTAAATCGGCACCGAAACCGGCCGCGCCGGCAGCGGAAGCCGAGAAGCAGCCGAAAATACCGATGGCATCGCCGATTCGTACCGATATGGAAGTGTTCCGCTTCTAA
- a CDS encoding esterase-like activity of phytase family protein, which yields MRFGWALAGALLLSAMSVSAEPLQELRVLSEHPVDGMRGGNLSGLAMCGGELWTVSDRDDDQIYRLNTADQVWQAEALHIDVPLVPDTGLPWGLRSRNWAASFVRGGDLDFEGISCDSAGNRYIVSEGHAAVLQVPVSGPVNWLKISPMMVREARASGMLLHFNAIFEGLAISPAGDQMWLAAERQSRGLLLIKRQQTVWDCDGRCVLLSEGGKEMQPPQFPKARAVDRDFSDLSLFNGKLFTLERNAFQICRRDAQTAKVERCWSYAAELLQANRRYSQNFGLEEALIVDADGAWVGVDNNFGPRADGEVRPIVWRFAAPDGGWSAKP from the coding sequence ATGCGGTTTGGCTGGGCCTTGGCGGGTGCGTTGCTGCTGAGTGCGATGAGCGTGTCGGCCGAGCCGTTGCAGGAATTGCGCGTGCTCTCCGAGCACCCGGTCGACGGCATGCGCGGCGGCAACCTGTCGGGGCTGGCCATGTGTGGCGGCGAGTTGTGGACGGTGTCGGACCGCGATGACGATCAGATCTATCGGCTCAATACCGCCGATCAGGTCTGGCAGGCCGAAGCCTTGCACATCGACGTACCCCTGGTGCCGGACACCGGTTTGCCGTGGGGGTTGCGCTCGCGCAATTGGGCCGCGTCGTTCGTGCGCGGTGGCGATCTGGATTTCGAAGGCATCAGCTGCGACAGCGCCGGTAATCGCTACATTGTCAGCGAGGGTCATGCGGCGGTCTTGCAGGTGCCCGTCAGCGGCCCGGTCAACTGGCTGAAGATCTCGCCGATGATGGTTCGCGAAGCGCGGGCCAGCGGCATGCTCCTGCATTTCAATGCGATCTTCGAAGGCCTGGCGATCAGCCCGGCGGGCGATCAGATGTGGCTTGCCGCCGAGCGGCAAAGCCGTGGCTTGCTGCTGATCAAGCGCCAGCAGACGGTGTGGGATTGCGACGGTCGTTGCGTGCTGCTCAGCGAGGGCGGCAAGGAAATGCAGCCGCCGCAGTTTCCGAAGGCCAGAGCGGTCGACCGAGACTTTTCCGACCTTTCGTTGTTTAACGGCAAATTGTTTACCCTTGAGCGCAACGCCTTCCAGATTTGTCGGCGCGATGCGCAGACCGCCAAGGTCGAGCGTTGCTGGTCGTACGCCGCGGAACTGTTGCAGGCCAACCGCCGTTACTCGCAGAACTTCGGGTTGGAAGAGGCGCTGATCGTTGACGCTGATGGTGCATGGGTCGGCGTCGACAACAATTTCGGCCCGCGCGCCGACGGTGAGGTTCGGCCGATCGTCTGGCGCTTCGCTGCACCTGACGGTGGCTGGAGCGCCAAGCCATGA
- a CDS encoding molecular chaperone produces the protein MSESRPQAFLSAPTPSQTRLSFCEATPRDLKRWIADLPKANIGETARLLYQALGELNLLLTPSDNRLNLLELIRPEVYFVCQHLERHFLHQAIMLDERSRKISNLCQALQSHLAIGYKQIVLRIAPKYSKDRAALVGLALQRATHALKGQLVRATQLYSSPPEHLWFELHQLYRTACELQLQQRRVHDDLASLTTELSLEQTYIAALLLGSARCNQLRQNQIARLAEVLEPWSALLKLHPASPGAGLLAISSELDTGPRYRNMFRSEQKPGLLGFDPQPLVNVIEAHLLHQDTSTPLPVPAGLSFDTLQHLHAAWGQAAERSFQRTVGQGNLTVCVGMSALHFYLGGERSFSELLKHPGARSANFSRAVAEGEKDSWSQAFDAAPQSKADEFLPYEEIQYDHLLEDESGTDSTPHYPTHALPVINHSPGGYCLAWPEEVPAELQAGEMLGIHDSVSLGWSIAVIRWIRQVRGGGTQMGIELVAPHAQPCGLQLVRSRDDHSQYLRGLLLPEISAIDVPATLLAPRLPFQEGNKVMINTLGEEHRAGLDRRVASTHSFNQFAYRSLEAAQNGGSEEDFDSLWKSL, from the coding sequence ATGAGTGAGTCTCGCCCCCAAGCCTTCCTGAGCGCGCCAACTCCGTCGCAAACGCGCCTGTCGTTTTGCGAAGCGACTCCGCGTGACCTCAAGCGCTGGATTGCCGACCTGCCCAAGGCCAACATCGGCGAAACCGCCCGCCTGCTTTATCAAGCCTTGGGCGAACTCAACCTGTTGCTCACGCCCAGCGATAACCGCCTCAACCTGCTGGAGCTGATACGCCCCGAGGTGTATTTCGTCTGCCAGCATCTGGAGCGACATTTCCTGCATCAGGCGATCATGCTCGACGAGCGTTCGCGCAAGATCAGCAATCTGTGTCAGGCCCTGCAAAGTCATTTGGCGATCGGCTACAAACAGATCGTGCTACGCATTGCACCGAAGTACAGCAAGGATCGTGCAGCGCTGGTCGGCCTGGCTTTGCAACGGGCGACACATGCGTTGAAGGGGCAACTGGTTCGCGCCACCCAGCTGTACAGCTCACCGCCGGAGCATCTGTGGTTTGAATTGCATCAGCTCTATCGCACAGCGTGTGAGTTGCAGCTGCAACAGCGGCGCGTGCATGACGATCTGGCCAGCCTGACCACGGAGTTGAGCCTTGAACAGACCTACATCGCCGCCCTGCTCCTGGGCAGTGCGCGCTGCAATCAACTGCGCCAGAACCAGATCGCCCGGCTCGCCGAAGTGCTGGAGCCGTGGAGTGCATTGCTCAAACTGCATCCCGCAAGCCCGGGCGCTGGCCTGTTGGCAATCAGCTCAGAACTGGATACAGGCCCCCGCTACCGCAACATGTTTCGCAGCGAACAAAAGCCCGGATTGCTCGGCTTCGATCCACAGCCGCTGGTGAATGTCATCGAAGCGCATTTGCTGCATCAGGACACGTCAACGCCGCTGCCCGTCCCGGCCGGGCTGAGCTTCGATACCCTGCAGCACCTGCATGCAGCCTGGGGTCAGGCTGCCGAACGCAGCTTTCAACGCACGGTCGGCCAAGGCAATCTGACCGTGTGCGTCGGCATGAGCGCCCTGCACTTCTACCTCGGCGGCGAGCGCAGTTTCAGCGAACTGCTCAAGCATCCCGGTGCGCGCTCGGCGAATTTCAGCCGTGCCGTCGCGGAAGGTGAAAAGGACAGTTGGAGTCAGGCATTCGATGCAGCACCGCAGAGCAAGGCTGATGAGTTTTTGCCCTACGAGGAAATTCAGTACGACCATTTGCTCGAGGATGAAAGCGGCACCGACAGCACACCCCATTACCCGACCCATGCCCTGCCGGTGATCAACCACAGCCCCGGCGGTTATTGCCTGGCATGGCCAGAGGAAGTGCCCGCCGAACTGCAGGCCGGAGAAATGCTCGGAATACACGACAGTGTCAGTCTGGGCTGGAGCATTGCGGTGATCCGCTGGATCCGTCAGGTGCGCGGTGGCGGCACGCAAATGGGCATTGAACTGGTGGCGCCACATGCGCAGCCCTGCGGTTTGCAACTGGTGCGCTCGCGGGACGATCACAGTCAGTATCTGCGCGGATTATTGTTGCCGGAGATCAGTGCAATCGATGTGCCGGCAACCTTGCTGGCGCCGCGATTGCCGTTTCAGGAAGGCAACAAGGTGATGATCAACACCCTGGGCGAGGAGCACCGCGCCGGGCTGGATCGCCGGGTGGCGAGTACGCACAGTTTCAATCAGTTTGCCTATCGCTCGCTGGAGGCCGCGCAGAATGGCGGGAGCGAGGAAGATTTTGATTCGCTGTGGAAGTCGCTTTAA
- the parC gene encoding DNA topoisomerase IV subunit A, giving the protein MSNPLDLSLDGVERRSLADFTESAYLNYSMYVIMDRALPHIGDGLKPVQRRIIYAMSELGLDADSKHKKSARTVGDVLGKFHPHGDSACYEAMVLMAQPFSYRYTLVDGQGNWGAPDDPKSFAAMRYTEARLSRYSEVLLSELGQGTADWGPNFDGTLQEPLVLPARLPNILLNGTTGIAVGMATDVPPHNLREVATACVRLLDEPKATVEQLCEHIQGPDYPTEAEIITPRADLLKMYETGKGSVRMRAVYHVEDGDIIVTALPHQVSGAKVLEQIAALMQAKPSKAPQIADLRDESDHENPCRIVIIPVNSRVDHEALMQHLFASTELESTYRVNVNIIGLDGKPQLKNLRALLVEWLEFRVQTVRRRLQFRLDKVERRLHLLDGLLIAYLNLDEVIHIIRTEEHPKAKLIERFALSEIQADYILDTRLRQLARLEEMKLRDEQDELLKEQAKLQALLGSEAKLKKLVRTELIKDAETYGDDRRSPIVERSEAKALTEHDLLPNEKVTVVLSEKGWIRSAKGHEIDATGLSYKAGDGFKTSAAGRSNQSAVVIDSTGRSYSVAAHTLPSARGQGEPLTGRLTPPPGATFECVLMPEDDALYVIASDAGYGFVVKGEDLQAKNKAGKALLSLPNNAKVIAPRPVADREHNWLASVTTEGRLLIFKISDLPQLGKGKGNKIIGIPGERVASREEYVTDIAVIPEGATLVLQAGKRTLSLKADDLEHYKGERGRRGNKLPRGFQRVDALLVENLN; this is encoded by the coding sequence ATGAGCAACCCCCTTGATCTCAGCCTGGACGGTGTAGAACGCCGCTCGTTGGCCGACTTCACCGAAAGTGCCTACCTCAACTACTCCATGTACGTGATCATGGACCGTGCCTTGCCGCATATCGGCGACGGCCTGAAACCAGTACAGCGTCGCATTATTTATGCGATGAGCGAGTTGGGCCTGGACGCCGATTCCAAACACAAGAAATCGGCGCGTACCGTCGGTGACGTGCTCGGTAAGTTCCACCCGCACGGTGACTCGGCTTGCTACGAAGCGATGGTGCTGATGGCCCAGCCGTTCAGCTATCGCTACACGCTGGTCGACGGCCAGGGCAACTGGGGTGCGCCGGATGATCCGAAGTCCTTCGCCGCCATGCGTTACACCGAAGCACGCTTGTCGCGTTATTCCGAAGTACTGCTCAGTGAACTGGGCCAAGGCACTGCCGACTGGGGCCCGAACTTCGACGGCACCTTGCAGGAGCCGCTGGTGCTGCCAGCGCGTCTGCCGAACATTCTGCTCAACGGCACCACCGGCATCGCCGTGGGCATGGCCACCGATGTGCCGCCGCACAACCTGCGCGAAGTCGCCACCGCTTGCGTGCGTCTGCTCGATGAGCCGAAAGCCACGGTTGAACAACTCTGCGAACACATTCAGGGCCCGGATTATCCGACCGAAGCGGAAATCATCACGCCGCGCGCCGACCTGCTGAAAATGTACGAAACCGGCAAGGGTTCGGTGCGCATGCGCGCCGTGTACCACGTCGAGGACGGCGACATTATCGTCACCGCGCTGCCGCATCAGGTGTCCGGTGCCAAGGTGCTGGAGCAGATCGCTGCGCTGATGCAGGCGAAACCGTCGAAAGCGCCGCAGATCGCTGACCTGCGTGACGAATCCGACCACGAAAACCCGTGCCGCATCGTCATCATCCCGGTCAACAGCCGCGTCGATCACGAAGCGCTGATGCAGCACCTGTTCGCCAGCACCGAGCTGGAGTCGACCTACCGGGTCAACGTCAACATCATCGGTCTGGACGGCAAGCCGCAGCTGAAAAATCTGCGTGCCTTGCTGGTTGAATGGCTGGAATTCCGCGTGCAGACCGTGCGTCGCCGCCTGCAATTCCGCCTCGACAAGGTCGAGCGTCGCCTGCACCTGTTGGACGGTTTGTTGATCGCTTACCTCAACCTCGATGAAGTGATCCACATCATTCGTACCGAGGAGCACCCGAAAGCCAAGCTGATCGAGCGTTTCGCCCTCAGCGAGATTCAGGCCGACTACATCCTCGACACGCGTCTGCGTCAGTTGGCGCGACTGGAAGAGATGAAGCTGCGCGACGAGCAGGACGAACTGCTCAAGGAACAAGCCAAGCTGCAAGCCCTGCTGGGCAGCGAAGCCAAGCTGAAGAAGCTGGTGCGCACCGAGCTGATCAAGGATGCCGAAACCTATGGCGACGACCGTCGTTCGCCAATCGTCGAGCGCAGCGAAGCCAAAGCGCTGACCGAACACGATCTGCTGCCGAACGAGAAAGTTACCGTCGTCCTATCGGAAAAAGGCTGGATCCGTTCGGCCAAAGGTCACGAGATCGACGCGACCGGCCTGTCGTACAAGGCGGGCGACGGCTTCAAGACCTCGGCGGCGGGGCGCTCCAACCAGTCTGCCGTGGTGATTGACTCCACCGGCCGCAGCTATTCGGTTGCTGCGCATACGCTGCCGTCGGCACGTGGTCAGGGCGAACCGTTGACCGGTCGTCTGACGCCGCCGCCGGGAGCGACCTTCGAATGCGTGCTGATGCCGGAAGACGACGCGTTGTACGTGATCGCCTCCGACGCCGGTTACGGTTTCGTGGTGAAGGGCGAAGACCTGCAAGCCAAGAACAAGGCTGGTAAAGCCCTGTTGAGCCTGCCGAACAACGCCAAAGTGATCGCGCCGCGCCCAGTGGCTGATCGTGAGCACAACTGGTTGGCCTCGGTCACGACCGAAGGTCGCCTGCTGATCTTCAAAATCAGCGATCTGCCACAATTAGGGAAGGGCAAAGGCAACAAGATCATCGGTATTCCCGGTGAACGTGTGGCCAGTCGCGAAGAATATGTCACGGACATCGCCGTCATTCCGGAAGGCGCCACCTTGGTGCTGCAGGCCGGAAAACGCACACTGTCGCTGAAGGCCGACGACCTTGAACACTACAAAGGTGAACGTGGACGTCGTGGCAACAAACTTCCAAGGGGCTTCCAGCGGGTCGATGCGCTGCTCGTCGAAAACCTCAATTAG
- a CDS encoding AhpA/YtjB family protein, whose protein sequence is MNRPTPVKTDNFFLLIFRALRHRRVPIALRIASHNVILVALALVIYAGVMGLQFKQAMHQQADALGESLTTQTATSATELLVSNDILSLNVLLNNLTKNKLVAHAAIYSVDNRILAESGQRPKHSLLGEAEGMYESKITFQDVTAGQLRISLDMDQFQQPMTISLQSMGILSGILLALSLALSLRMGRYLSTPLLQLRVWLRRIDEHTPGIDRQDEIGDLARQLHANYAPEPAPEPEPEFEDEEDEPEFEVRNLRDPSFDETRPMAAQKPAPRHLVSTVEDDDDDDAFADLRDESLNGAPQPVVRQPSPSVPQHTAVLAVQLGSQEQLRRLPRARLEELQERYRDCLDQAASLYQGEIETLNDGSTLMLFHTEDSGDDYLTNAICCGELLRALGHQLQIEVADSGITLQLQLGLTLGDELFGLSQIDLLLTDSAQDALALSQHSRNLLLVERKISDDALIRQRARIRPIASPEGACCVERLMEPYPSMLERQLARMHERRA, encoded by the coding sequence GTGAACCGGCCCACGCCAGTTAAAACCGATAACTTCTTCCTGCTGATCTTCCGTGCACTGCGCCACCGCCGTGTACCGATTGCATTGCGCATTGCCAGCCATAACGTGATCCTGGTCGCTCTGGCCCTGGTGATCTATGCCGGCGTGATGGGTTTGCAATTCAAGCAGGCCATGCACCAGCAGGCCGATGCGCTGGGCGAAAGCCTGACCACGCAGACCGCGACCTCTGCCACCGAGCTGTTGGTGTCCAACGACATCCTCAGCCTCAACGTGCTGCTCAACAACCTGACCAAGAACAAACTGGTGGCCCACGCGGCGATCTACAGCGTGGATAACCGCATCCTCGCCGAGTCCGGTCAGCGGCCCAAGCACAGCCTGCTGGGCGAAGCCGAAGGCATGTACGAGAGCAAGATCACCTTCCAGGACGTGACCGCCGGGCAACTGCGCATCAGCCTGGACATGGATCAGTTCCAGCAGCCGATGACCATCAGCCTGCAAAGCATGGGCATTCTCAGCGGAATCCTGTTGGCGCTGTCGCTGGCCCTGAGCCTGCGCATGGGCCGTTATCTGTCGACGCCGCTGCTGCAATTGCGCGTCTGGTTGCGCCGCATCGACGAACACACACCGGGCATCGATCGTCAGGATGAAATCGGCGATCTGGCGCGTCAGCTGCACGCCAACTACGCGCCGGAGCCTGCACCTGAACCGGAGCCGGAATTCGAGGACGAAGAAGACGAGCCGGAATTCGAGGTGCGCAACTTGCGTGATCCGAGTTTCGACGAAACCCGTCCGATGGCCGCGCAGAAGCCGGCGCCGCGACATCTGGTCAGCACCGTCGAAGACGATGATGACGATGACGCATTCGCCGACCTGCGCGACGAGTCGCTCAATGGCGCGCCGCAACCTGTCGTCCGCCAACCGTCGCCAAGCGTGCCGCAGCACACCGCCGTGCTGGCCGTGCAACTGGGCTCGCAGGAGCAACTGCGCCGCTTGCCACGGGCACGCCTGGAAGAATTGCAGGAACGCTATCGCGACTGCCTCGATCAGGCCGCTTCGTTGTATCAGGGCGAAATCGAAACGCTGAACGACGGCAGCACGCTGATGCTGTTCCACACCGAAGACAGCGGCGACGATTACCTGACCAATGCGATCTGCTGCGGCGAACTGCTGCGGGCGCTGGGTCATCAGTTGCAGATTGAAGTCGCAGACAGTGGCATCACCCTGCAACTGCAATTGGGCCTGACTTTGGGCGATGAGTTGTTCGGTCTGAGTCAGATTGATCTGCTGCTGACCGATTCGGCGCAGGATGCACTGGCCCTGTCGCAGCACAGCCGCAACCTGCTGCTGGTTGAGCGCAAGATCAGTGACGATGCGCTGATCCGCCAGCGTGCGCGGATCCGCCCGATTGCCAGCCCTGAGGGTGCTTGCTGCGTGGAGCGGTTGATGGAGCCTTATCCGTCGATGCTTGAGCGGCAACTGGCGCGGATGCATGAGCGTCGGGCGTAG